In Ahaetulla prasina isolate Xishuangbanna chromosome 5, ASM2864084v1, whole genome shotgun sequence, the following are encoded in one genomic region:
- the LOC131200168 gene encoding uncharacterized protein LOC131200168 isoform X1, with amino-acid sequence MRELIVKRKHSLHKMKQKKKRRRNRKIKNAVITSVNIKSDGHLIPSDGDLSHSEQENSEDNGQSELVTGHPDEAKIDSENGSMKYNHLQLSELQKKEFLDSVVVNSVSLKKSLNADITEDVSLSITLNENIAGQLSNCHLLNGIKSISLAESDSNTLEHNQNSFQQSDQNDARKNTVLTDKENKNTSAENLVQGNQMLSNEEETTLLHPHGTSKSNEMNSWAFFSFDLVDEQFQTKTEKNESCLTWPEDVSKMFQQRSKKVKRHKKMLSDATEITDYNSSKELVKENSGKLLHENNNTTNRPLSLLVMENKICDNASEFVRESGRKASFTTDECILALPKKKEKYKRIFKLAPNFDLPRHIPPKKNQKVLNNIDTVTEKEDISNENILEKNEQCCELQASNYNAVVKFSDFDVELPLHNGSNKLADESVNISTKESDIPIHECTFVSCKASSPSEQELFECDVTIEIKEKEKVSPDISTTQPDILHSVKLITECLTNTSAEPFENMEVINESEQKVNIKDVQDSTYTKSSNMELPLSLRFVLQLVELFGSPGVPLDILSPDDYVVPLDWEISKEIYLQWKTSVEKKQENKLLKENSLLDAAAALQDSNKDGQERKSSEIKSEMSFGESSLL; translated from the exons ATGAG GGAACTGATTGTAAAGAGGAAACACAGTTTACACAAgatgaaacaaaaaaagaaacgaaggaggaacagaaaaataaaaaatgctgttATTACATCCGTGAACATAAAATCAGATGGACACTTAATTCCAAGTGATGGGGATTTATCACACAGTGAGCAAGAAAATTCAGAAGACAATGGACAATCAGAATTAGTGACTGGCCATCCAGATGAAGCTAAAATTGATAGTGAGAATGGCTCAATGAAGTATAATCATTTACAGCTTTCTGAATTGCAAAAAAAGGAATTCCTTGATTCTGTTGTGGTAAATTCAGTGTCTTTAAAGAAGTCACTAAATGCAGATATTACTGAAGATGTGTCACTATCAATTACTCTAAATGAAAATATAGCTGGCCAATTATCCAATTGTCATTTATTAAATGGGATCAAAAGCATATCGCTTGCAGAAAGTGACAGTAACACTTTagaacataatcaaaattcatttCAACAATCAGATCAAAACGATGCAAGAAAAAATACTGTATTGActgataaagaaaacaaaaatacatcTGCTGAAAACTTGGTCCAGGGAAACCAAATGTTAAGCAATGAAGAGGAAACAACTCTTTTACATCCACATGGAACTTCAAAAAGTAATGAAATGAATTCCTGggctttcttttcctttgatcTGGTTGATGAACAATTTCAGACCAAGAcagagaaaaacgaatcttgtttGACTTGGCCTGAGGATGTATCTAAAATGTTTCAGCAAAGATCAAAAAAGGTAAAAAGGCATAAGAAGATGCTTTCAGATGCAACAGAAATAACTGATTATAATTCTAGTAAAGAATTAGTGAAAGAAAACAGTGGAAAACTCCTGCATGAAAATAACAATACAACAAATAGACCTTTGTCATTATTGGTGATGGAAAATAAGATATGTGATAATGCTAGCGAATTTGTCAGAGAAAGCGGAAGGAAAGCCAGTTTCACAACTGATGAATGTATATTAGCTTtaccaaagaaaaaagagaaatataaaaggATCTTCAAATTGGCCCCAAACTTTGATTTACCACGGCATATTCCtcctaaaaaaaatcagaaagtgcTAAACAATATAGATACAGTAACAGAGAAAGAAGACATTTCAAATGAAAACATTCTAGAAAAGAATGAACAATGCTGTGAACTTCAAGCATCCAATTACAATGCAGTAGTCAAATTTTCTGATTTTGATGTGGAACTTCCGTTACACAATGGTTCCAATAAACTTGCAGACGAATCTGTGAATATTTCAACAAAAGAATCTgatattccaattcatgaatGTACTTTTGTTTCGTGTAAAGCTTCCTCACCAAGTGAACAAGAATTGTTTGAATGTGATGTAACaatagaaattaaagaaaaggaaaaggtatCTCCAGATATTTCAACTACTCAGCCAGATATTTTGCATTCAGTTAAACTAATTACTGAATGCCTTACAAACACTTCAGCTGAACCTTTTGAAAATATGGAAGTGATTAATGAAAGTGAACAAAAAGTAAACATCAAAGATGTTCAAGATTCCACATATACAAAATCCAGTAATATGGAGCTTCCTTTATCACTAAGATTTGTACTTCAACTAGTAGAACTTTTCGGTTCTCCAGGAGTTCCATTAG ATATTTTATCGCCAGATGATTATGTAGTTCCTCTTGACTGGGAAATATCAAAGGAGATCTATTTACAGTGGAAGACATCTGTGGAG AAGAAACAGGAAAATAAGCTATTGAAAGAGAATTCCTTGCTCG ATGCCGCAGCTGCTCTCCAGGATTCAAATAAGGATGGTCAAGAAAGAAAATCTtcagagataaaatcagaaatgTCTTTTGGAGAATCATCATTGCTCTGA
- the LOC131200168 gene encoding uncharacterized protein LOC131200168 isoform X2 → MKQKKKRRRNRKIKNAVITSVNIKSDGHLIPSDGDLSHSEQENSEDNGQSELVTGHPDEAKIDSENGSMKYNHLQLSELQKKEFLDSVVVNSVSLKKSLNADITEDVSLSITLNENIAGQLSNCHLLNGIKSISLAESDSNTLEHNQNSFQQSDQNDARKNTVLTDKENKNTSAENLVQGNQMLSNEEETTLLHPHGTSKSNEMNSWAFFSFDLVDEQFQTKTEKNESCLTWPEDVSKMFQQRSKKVKRHKKMLSDATEITDYNSSKELVKENSGKLLHENNNTTNRPLSLLVMENKICDNASEFVRESGRKASFTTDECILALPKKKEKYKRIFKLAPNFDLPRHIPPKKNQKVLNNIDTVTEKEDISNENILEKNEQCCELQASNYNAVVKFSDFDVELPLHNGSNKLADESVNISTKESDIPIHECTFVSCKASSPSEQELFECDVTIEIKEKEKVSPDISTTQPDILHSVKLITECLTNTSAEPFENMEVINESEQKVNIKDVQDSTYTKSSNMELPLSLRFVLQLVELFGSPGVPLDILSPDDYVVPLDWEISKEIYLQWKTSVEKKQENKLLKENSLLDAAAALQDSNKDGQERKSSEIKSEMSFGESSLL, encoded by the exons atgaaacaaaaaaagaaacgaaggaggaacagaaaaataaaaaatgctgttATTACATCCGTGAACATAAAATCAGATGGACACTTAATTCCAAGTGATGGGGATTTATCACACAGTGAGCAAGAAAATTCAGAAGACAATGGACAATCAGAATTAGTGACTGGCCATCCAGATGAAGCTAAAATTGATAGTGAGAATGGCTCAATGAAGTATAATCATTTACAGCTTTCTGAATTGCAAAAAAAGGAATTCCTTGATTCTGTTGTGGTAAATTCAGTGTCTTTAAAGAAGTCACTAAATGCAGATATTACTGAAGATGTGTCACTATCAATTACTCTAAATGAAAATATAGCTGGCCAATTATCCAATTGTCATTTATTAAATGGGATCAAAAGCATATCGCTTGCAGAAAGTGACAGTAACACTTTagaacataatcaaaattcatttCAACAATCAGATCAAAACGATGCAAGAAAAAATACTGTATTGActgataaagaaaacaaaaatacatcTGCTGAAAACTTGGTCCAGGGAAACCAAATGTTAAGCAATGAAGAGGAAACAACTCTTTTACATCCACATGGAACTTCAAAAAGTAATGAAATGAATTCCTGggctttcttttcctttgatcTGGTTGATGAACAATTTCAGACCAAGAcagagaaaaacgaatcttgtttGACTTGGCCTGAGGATGTATCTAAAATGTTTCAGCAAAGATCAAAAAAGGTAAAAAGGCATAAGAAGATGCTTTCAGATGCAACAGAAATAACTGATTATAATTCTAGTAAAGAATTAGTGAAAGAAAACAGTGGAAAACTCCTGCATGAAAATAACAATACAACAAATAGACCTTTGTCATTATTGGTGATGGAAAATAAGATATGTGATAATGCTAGCGAATTTGTCAGAGAAAGCGGAAGGAAAGCCAGTTTCACAACTGATGAATGTATATTAGCTTtaccaaagaaaaaagagaaatataaaaggATCTTCAAATTGGCCCCAAACTTTGATTTACCACGGCATATTCCtcctaaaaaaaatcagaaagtgcTAAACAATATAGATACAGTAACAGAGAAAGAAGACATTTCAAATGAAAACATTCTAGAAAAGAATGAACAATGCTGTGAACTTCAAGCATCCAATTACAATGCAGTAGTCAAATTTTCTGATTTTGATGTGGAACTTCCGTTACACAATGGTTCCAATAAACTTGCAGACGAATCTGTGAATATTTCAACAAAAGAATCTgatattccaattcatgaatGTACTTTTGTTTCGTGTAAAGCTTCCTCACCAAGTGAACAAGAATTGTTTGAATGTGATGTAACaatagaaattaaagaaaaggaaaaggtatCTCCAGATATTTCAACTACTCAGCCAGATATTTTGCATTCAGTTAAACTAATTACTGAATGCCTTACAAACACTTCAGCTGAACCTTTTGAAAATATGGAAGTGATTAATGAAAGTGAACAAAAAGTAAACATCAAAGATGTTCAAGATTCCACATATACAAAATCCAGTAATATGGAGCTTCCTTTATCACTAAGATTTGTACTTCAACTAGTAGAACTTTTCGGTTCTCCAGGAGTTCCATTAG ATATTTTATCGCCAGATGATTATGTAGTTCCTCTTGACTGGGAAATATCAAAGGAGATCTATTTACAGTGGAAGACATCTGTGGAG AAGAAACAGGAAAATAAGCTATTGAAAGAGAATTCCTTGCTCG ATGCCGCAGCTGCTCTCCAGGATTCAAATAAGGATGGTCAAGAAAGAAAATCTtcagagataaaatcagaaatgTCTTTTGGAGAATCATCATTGCTCTGA